TTCTCCCTCGGCATGCTCCAGGTCGGCAAGCGCAGGCACCCGTGGCTGCCGCTGACCGCGGGGGACGGCACCCGGCTGCCGTTCAGGGACGGCGTCTTCGACGCCGTCACCATCTCCTTCGGGCTGCGCAACGTCCAGGACACCGACGCCGCGCTGCGCGAGCTGTACCGGGTGACGCGGCCCGGCGGACGGGTCGTGATCTGCGAGTTCTCGCACCCGACCTGGGCACCCTTCCGGACCGTCTACACCGAGTACCTGATGCGCGCGCTGCCGCCGGTGGCCCGTGCGGTGTCCTCCAACCCGGAGGCGTACGTCTATCTCGCCGAGTCCATCCGCGCCTGGCCCGACCAGGCCGGCCTGGCCGGCCGGCTGAAGGCGGCCGGCTGGTCGCGGGTGGCGTGGCGCAACCTCACCGGGGGCGTGGTGGCCCTGCACCGGGGCTTCAAGGAGGGCTGAGCGAGACACCGGGGCTTTCCGGGCCGAGCGAGACCCGTCGGCCCCGGCCGCGCGGGGCCGTCGCCCACGGCCCCGGCACGGCCGTCACCCCAGGCCGAGCAGGCTCATCACCCGGGGTTCCTCCTCGGCGGCCGGCTCCCGGCGCATCCCGCCGTGCGGCACATCGGGCCGGCGCGGCTCGCGCACGCCCGAGCCTCCGCCGCCCTCGCCGGCGTCGAACCAGACGGTGACGACGGCTCCGCGCGGAACCCCCGCCCCGGGCGGCGGGTACTGCCGTACGACGTGGTCGGCCACCGTGCGGGAGAAGTCGGGCCGGTCGGGCGCGGCGAGCAGCACTCCGTGCGCCCGGGCCGTCTCGCGTGCGTCCACGGCCATGAGGCCGACGAGCCGCGGCACGCGTACCTCGGGTGTATTGGGTGGAATGGGCACAGTTGTCACCCCCAGCGGTACGGGGAAGAGTAGCCGCCCGGGGTGCCGTCCGGAAGCTTCAGGTGGCGTTCCGTAGCCGAGGATGACGAAGCGTCACAACTCCAGCCGGTAGCAGTGCCCCTGCTGCT
Above is a genomic segment from Streptomyces glaucescens containing:
- a CDS encoding demethylmenaquinone methyltransferase, whose product is MTRASLDKQPHEVASMFDDVAERYDLTNDVLSLGQARAWRKEVARAVDARPAQKVLDLAAGTATSSLPFARTGAYVVPCDFSLGMLQVGKRRHPWLPLTAGDGTRLPFRDGVFDAVTISFGLRNVQDTDAALRELYRVTRPGGRVVICEFSHPTWAPFRTVYTEYLMRALPPVARAVSSNPEAYVYLAESIRAWPDQAGLAGRLKAAGWSRVAWRNLTGGVVALHRGFKEG
- a CDS encoding PASTA domain-containing protein, giving the protein MTTVPIPPNTPEVRVPRLVGLMAVDARETARAHGVLLAAPDRPDFSRTVADHVVRQYPPPGAGVPRGAVVTVWFDAGEGGGGSGVREPRRPDVPHGGMRREPAAEEEPRVMSLLGLG